A stretch of DNA from Oncorhynchus keta strain PuntledgeMale-10-30-2019 chromosome 17, Oket_V2, whole genome shotgun sequence:
TCCATGATGGGGAGTGTGCAAGTGCACACTTCTGGAAAAGAGTGGAGAATTGGGACGCCAGCCTTATGCTCTGACCTATGGGCATTCTGGTAGCAACTCACAATAGAGGCCACACGCTTACTTAATTTGTGCTTCACCATACTGATGATACCATGTAATGTTGTGTGATTGTTCCCACGGTGGACCAGTATGGAGAAAACAAAGTGTGCACTCaatactgtaagtcgctctggataagagcgtctgctaaactacaaaaatgtaaatagttCTTCATTCATATTGGTAGATCTTGCAGAATTACAgtcatcactagccggcttccacacggttacgcaaccctgcaccttataggctgctgccctatatacatagacttggaatcactggccactttaataatgaaacactggtcacttcaataatgtttaaataatgtttacatactggtttactcatctcatatgtatatactgtatttaattCTACTGTagtttagtcaatgccactccgatattgctcaatctaatagtTATATATttctcaattcaaatcaaatttatttatatagcccttcgtacatcagctgatatctcaaagtgctgtacagaaacccagcctaaaatttATTTCTTagacttttagatttgtgtgtattgttgtgatttgttagatactactgcactgttggagctagaaacacaagcatttcgctacgcccacaataacatctgcataatatgtgtatgtgaccaatcaaatgtGATTTGTGACCGTGTGGTCCATTTATGCAAAGGCTGTTTTATCGCCACCTGTTGGAACATTGTTGTAAAAACAAGAGAACCCTACATCCAAAGGTGACAGGCTACAGTAGTTTAGCATCGCCCTATACCATAACACCTGTAGTGATGTAGGTTTGAAGCATGTCCCGGAAAAGAAATACAATGCAATTCGATGCTAAATTAGGAAACCAGACAAATACAGAATGATCACTTTAAATTAGGGATGGACAACTTTGATGGGGTGAGGAacacaaaaaaatctgaatttaTCATGGGGCCGCAGTGGCCGCAGGTCTGcttacccacatccatacccacacatgcaatcAGAGCCAGCCCTAACCTTTTGGGGGCCTCTAAAATAAAAAATCTGTTTTAGAGTTAAGTtgctgcagttctacacattttgcaatgtaCGAAGAGAACATTTTGCAACTGTAtaactaatttcctgcaattctacacattttcaaATGGGTgcagagaaatgtttgcagtttctAAGCAAATTTCTttaaattctacacattttaacCTGACTTATGATATCTGGGTGAGAGTGACTACCAAAATCAATAAGGGCCCCCCGGTCTTTAACTTACCAATTTAAAAAATggtagctgacatgggctaattgagtgactgtcagtgactgactaTACAAAGGAATAACTGTAGATGCCCATgggccaccagttgcccatccctgctttaAATGAATAGTTGTACTTGACAATTCCACGTGAATTTAAAAAACACAGGATGAAATCAACCACAGtattatgtcatcatggtaacgaaatatcaacatagacaaacctataaaatacactaccggtcaaaagttttagaacacctactcattcaaaggcttttctttatttgtactattttctacattgtagaataatagtgaagacatcaaaactatgaaataacacatatagaatcatgtagtaaacaaagaactgttaaacaaatcaaatagccaccctttgccttgatgacagctttgcatgcttcagtgttcagagtaacagacacatctcaacatcaactgttcagggccttcgtggtctaattgctgcaaagaaaccactactaaaggacaccaataataataagagacttgcttgggccaagaaacacgagcaatagacattagaccaaTGGAAATCTGTTCAAATGTGAGATATTTGGTCCCATTCGCTGTGtatttgtgagacgcggtgtgggtgaacggattatctccgcatgtgtatttcccaccattaagcatggaggaggaggtgtgatggtgtgggggtgctttgctgctgacactgtcagtgatttatttagaattcaaggcacacttaaccagcacagctaccacagcattctgcagcaatacgccatcccatctggtctaggcttagtgggactatcatttgttttttcaacaggacaatgacccaaaacacctccagactgtgtaagggctatttcaccaaaaaggagagtgatggagtgctgcatcagatgacctggcctccctaatcccccaacctcaacccaattgagatggtttgggatgagtcagactgcggagtgaaggaaaagcagccaacaagtgctcagcatatgtgggacctCCTTAAAGAGTGTTGGaatagcattccaggtgaagttggttaaGAGAATGTCAAGACTGTACAAgactgtggctatttgaagaatctcaaatgtcaaatatattttgatttgtttaacacttttttggttcctacatgattccatatgtgttatttcttagttttgatgtcttcactattattctacaatgtagaaaatagtccaaataaagactaacccttgaatgagtaggtgttctaaaacttttgaccggtagtgtatgttcAATTTGTACCTTTAAAACAAAGCCAGATCTTCAATTTTATATccactatttttttttaaatatgctgggcagcacctcctactggagaattgatctacagctacccttgtctcccatccagggtATTAACAAAGCCCAGCCCAAGACATGTGTGACAACTAAATCAAAAAtcagacattgtttttccattggaatttggttgtgcttttagattgTTGAAAACATAGttgaatttccaatgtgttaacACTAACTTttgatcaacgtctcaaccaaatataTCCATGTTGAAATGAAGTGGTGTGCCCAGTAAGTGGTAAATGTAAAAATAGATATCATGGAAATATGGAAATGTAATAGAATCCTTATAAGCCTTCATTGACTCAGAGAAACAGCTGGTTGGAGGAGGGTTGTGCCTCTTAAGATAAAACAATTTATCATACAATTTACACTTGAATTGTCTGACGGAGACAATGCAACACATTTTCAAAAACTGAGCAAGACCAAGTGAACACTGGCTTAAGATTTTGCTGATTTTATTGAGCAATTCATTTCTAATTGTCTCTTATTTTATAGTTGTATTTTCTTATTCAAACTCATATGAATGTGTTCATGTTATCTTCAACCTAGTATTATTGGTTTCCATTTTGGGGATTTACTATGAAAGGTTTGTCTTTTGTATGGAAATGGATGTGTCACAGGTCCATTTGCATaagttgtgtacagtatgtttaaaACAGTGTGAGTGGTTTGGACTGAACTAGTTTGGACAGATTTCTGTGCTGTCGAATTCCCAACGTGTGTCACACAGTGAGACCAATGCATTCACGAGTTCAGGAGAGCCCATGAGAGTTCAGGAGAAATCGGCACGGTCTGAAAGCTACTCATCGCACGTACAGTAAAGGTGGAAAAAAAGATCAACAACACAACGGTTCTCTCTTCACCTAAATACTTCGTTAAACCTTGAAGAACAACACAAGTACCCCAAACCCGAATGtatctaaaatacattttaatcttGCTGAAATTCACAATTGTTACAATATTAATCTCTTTAATATTTTTTTTCCCGgtgtcattctcttcatggtcTTCTTATAATCTTGATACATACTATACAGTCATGTGATGTAAAGTGTTTTACATCAAGGCACAAGACACAGCCGTTGTGAGGGAGCCTAGGGAAGGATGATCTTTAATGTCGATCCCTGCAGGGCACGGCACAGCAAACAGGTGCcggtggggacagggagggatgaGTGACGGGGAGAATGGTACAAATGTGCTCTATAGACAGAATAAATCATAATAAATAAGCACTGGTGCTTTTTTCCAATTCATTTTAAATTAATTTCAtgtaataaaaattaaaaaaggaaTCTGGAAATTTTCTTTGGGATTTGGGGATTCAGCTGTCAATGTACATAATGGAGGTTGCTGTCATTCTCCCCCTTTTTTTTCTCTGGTTTGCCAAAAGCTAAATGAAAGTTTCATAACATTATGGTATTGAGAGGAGGAGTCCTAATATCGGAAGGGGTTTATTTCTGTGGATGTGGGGGAGTGGATGAAGGGGCCAGTGTGTTCTTTCtctttgtttgttttgttgtttcccCCCAGATATGTTCTGATGTCATCGCGTTAAGAAGGATCAACCTCtgaaagggaagggagagaggaagagagaacggaCAAGTCAACAACTTAGAGCCCAGTGCCTTCTGTCTGTCACACATCGTACACCTCTGAACAAAAATAAGACCCAGCAATTATTTTTCATTAACACAGGAAATCAATTCTCAATgtataatcttttttttttttatgctaTCTTAATTTAGTCAAGTAAACTATTTGCCTATGGTGAGGTCAGGCATTTAACGAATTAAAAAGCTACAGAATTTAAATAAGAGATAGCTGAAAGAACAGAGACAGAAAGGACAGATACGAGGGGGAGGAGTATTCACCGTATCCCTGAAGGTTGTCGGAATGTTCACATCTGGGTGTTTCTCCTCCGCCGGCCGAAAGCCTTGGAGCCCACATTGGTGGGGACAAAGTTACTGTTGCCCATGCCCCCCGACCGGCTCAGGAAGTCTGCCAGGCGATGAGTCACGCAGGTGGCCGTGTTGCAGGCTCGCTTCTGTGCTGTAACGCTGCTTCAGGAATGGAGACAGGGTTAACAGTACctcatacacatacagtacacagacGCACAAAAGCATTTGTGTTCGCACTCATGCCAGACACTTACAAATGTACACATACTCaagcacacgcacaaacacacaccctatcaaacacacacactatttccTTATCTAATCAAGCAATACGGTTCAATGTAATTAAAACATCTGCTCTACGACACCTCCATTAAAACGAAAGTATCATTGTCATTAACAGGAGTAGAACAATTACAACTAAACACATACAAGTAGACTGTGGATTAATATAGTCTCTGAAAATGTTAGATCATGAGAATGGTTCAGTCGATCATAATTCTTACCTTGAGACTTGGTGAAGGTTCTAGAGATAGTTCAAGGGTAATGGAAATGCTATAATAACTATGATTTACTCTATCCTGCAATGAAAAAATATTAAATGCCGCTGTTGGAAGAGCCAAAGCTAGGTCCATAAAACAAATTGTTTAATGACTAATATTCTATTTCTTAAGAATAAAAAGTAAAAGCCTTCCTGGTAGAAAAATAGGTTTATTGAACAAGAAACATGGTGAGGCATGAAGAAACGATTTATTCTGGTTGAATATTACTTAGGTTATCTCTTAGGAATTTGGGTTATCAGGAATTTGAAATGCAATCAAATGATATGAATATACACACTGAAGAAAAAAAAGTCGATATATGTTGATTCATTCTTTTGAATAATTGCAATTTAGAAGAGTTGATTGTCTGAACAGATGCAACATGTCATTCTTTGCCGAAACGGAAAGGAATTGTCAAAAGAATACCAAAATGAAGAAGTGGGGGTTGCAATGGGAGATTCGCTCTTAGGTCAATCATGCAGGAAAAATCCACATGCAACTGAGACTTGTCAaacaaaaaccaggaggacgttatcatgaaaagagagggaataggagGAGGGCGGAGGGTTAGATGCTGTCAAATGTCTTCCCGTAGCTTGCATAGCGTTCGCTCTCGGGCGCGCTGCGTTTCTTGCCAGGCGTGCCCGCGCCCACGTCCGTGCGGGGAAACGTTTGTAATTTGTGCAGGTCCTGGGACAGTTTGCCCAGCACGCAGGTGCTGAGGTTAGAGCAGCGCTTGGTAATGGGCCTTTCCATGCTGTCAGAGGGGAGAGATAAACATGCAGAAAACAGGCTCATAGTAGCAGGACACATGcagatttctctctctcccgcacacacactctctctatcgctctctcgcTCATGTTAGTACTGTATCATCCCCTTTCCTTCATGCATTTCCCCTACAAAATGCATTGTCAGACATGCTGTCATAGGCAAGAAATGAACATTTCCAAAACATCATGCTTCCCTTCCAATCACTTGAAGAACTTTGACATATCAAACCCCCATGCCCCAACTCCATTGACGTCGTCACACCCACCCTCTCATATCAACCCAAGCAGAACAGAACCGGTATAGCTTCCGCTGTCATGCGACTCTTTCTGCCTCAACTTACTGAGAGCATGCAGTTATCCATCAAGGTTAAGCATTCCCCAGCTAATATAATATCTTCAGCAGGCAAACAGGCTGTTAACGTTCGTCCAttcaaataaatgaataaatcaaACTCATCCATGCGGGAGGGTTAAGATAGAGATATTGTTGGGGGGGATTGGGTTGGATATCCCTCCTTAAAATGGAGAGAACCAATTTCTCTGAGCACATACCTCTCTGTATGGCTTACAATAAACTCCAGCAGGACACACTGCTAAGGTGGCTAGAAGACATATCTCCAGACAGGTAACAAAATTGTGGTTACAATTGTGCGAGTTCATTCTTAGCTTAAAACGTTTGGTCAATGGACGGTTGACGCACTTCTACTCCGTGTAAAATACTGACCATCACGTTTAATTCATCATCAATCACTTAATTGGTAGTAGCCCTGAGCTAGGAGGCAAACTCAGGTATTGTTAAGAATGCAGAAAGGAAGAAGAAGCAGTTGTCTGTACCTATTGCCTTCGTTGCCTTCATTCTCTTGCTGCTCCAGCTCTTCCGCTGTCATCTGCACAAACTCCTTGACTATGGCGTTGAGTAACCTCCTTGCCTCGTAGTCCGTAAGGGTGACTCGGTCTGTCATGGACTCCATGCCCGGTCTAGTGGAGGAAGGAAGAGGGTGGGTGAAGCACAGAGATCCGCATAAAAACAAACTAAAGTTATCACCcgcagtaaaaaaaataataataataataataacatgcacGGAGCGTCACTAAGTCTAAAAGGTATGACGTGCGACTGGAAGGGACCCGAGCCAACATTGAAAACATTAAAAGGGCCGACTAGTGACCAAATTCAGATTTATGACAAAATCAATGGCTTCATGAGAACGGGGAGTGGCTTGGATGTTTTTATATATCAAATGTATCTCTTCTAAATTAAattacttgttttttttttattgtgttttttttttaaatttacagcCCTTTTACACTTAACTGGAGTGCCCTTCTGTGATATTGGATTAAGGAACATGAATTAATGTTTTTGTAACAGTAGactaaatgacaaaaaaaaatctgtaGTCTAAATTCACAGAAGAAAATATATGTATTATATTCATTTTATCACAGAAAAAAAATATGACTTTCCCCCAAAATGTCACTCAAAATGTTCATTATTAAATAATAAATGTATATTTGGTAGTACTTCCAATCCATATTCTCATGTCATATtaaacaaggtgtgtgtgtgtgtgtgtgtgtgtgtgtgtgtgtgtgtgtgtgtgtgtgtgtgtgtgtgtgtgtgtgtgtgtgtgtgtgtgtgtgtgtgtgtgtgtgtgtgtgtgtgtgtgtgtgtgtgtgtgtgtgcgtgcgtgcgtgcgtgcgtgcgtgtgcgtgtgtgtgtgcgcgcgttgAGTGTAATTTCCGCCTGTCTGTCAGcaagtctgtctgtctcacctggaGGGGGCTGCTTGTGAGCTGTACATCTGGCAAATGACCAGGGCATAAGCAACAAGGAAAGCAGAAATCTTCAACATAACCATGGTTCCCTACAGCAAAGAGACAGTCCCATGAGCTCCACAGACTTGATACAATTACATTAACATCTACATTTAACAAGAGAGAAGCAGGTCGCCATCACAATAACGATCAGTGTACATTTACCAGAATGAGATTAAGCATTGTACGGCTAATGTAACACAAATAGTTTTTAAAGGATTCCTTCGTTAAATGTGAAGTGAGCTACTATATTGATGGCTCTTTCTAACTCTGTATTGAGACGGCAGACGCCGCTCTACCGTGCTAGTTCAGCTCAGTACCACTGATATCTCAAGCTACACATCCATCCTTCTATCGCTCCATGACACCCTCCACCCAAACAGCCAAAAGGAAACTGATCCACGTGATAGTCCTGCACTCTTCTCCATGGAGCGAACTATCCCTCCGTCTCGCCATGCCCAGTACAGGACAGGACA
This window harbors:
- the LOC118396424 gene encoding calcitonin gene-related peptide-like isoform X2 → MVMLKISAFLVAYALVICQMYSSQAAPSRPGMESMTDRVTLTDYEARRLLNAIVKEFVQMTAEELEQQENEGNEGNSSVTAQKRACNTATCVTHRLADFLSRSGGMGNSNFVPTNVGSKAFGRRRRNTQM
- the LOC118396424 gene encoding calcitonin gene-related peptide-like isoform X3, translating into MVMLKISAFLVAYALVICQMYSSQAAPSRPGMESMTDRVTLTDYEARRLLNAIVKEFVQMTAEELEQQENEGNEGNSVTAQKRACNTATCVTHRLADFLSRSGGMGNSNFVPTNVGSKAFGRRRRNTQM
- the LOC118396424 gene encoding calcitonin-1-like isoform X1; amino-acid sequence: MVMLKISAFLVAYALVICQMYSSQAAPSRPGMESMTDRVTLTDYEARRLLNAIVKEFVQMTAEELEQQENEGNEGNSMERPITKRCSNLSTCVLGKLSQDLHKLQTFPRTDVGAGTPGKKRSAPESERYASYGKTFDSI